Proteins from one Ramlibacter sp. PS4R-6 genomic window:
- a CDS encoding ATP-binding cassette domain-containing protein, protein MDDTLFEARNLTKRYGAQEVVRDLSFSIARGECLGVIGPNGAGKTTTIRMCLGLTVPDAGEVQALGLTMPRDALAIKAQLGVVSQFDTLDPDFTLAENLLVYGRYFGMKDAHIRSRIPQLLEFAALSHKADAKPGELSGGMRRRLSLARALVNDPKLLMLDEPTTGLDPQARHLMWERLQLLLQQGKSILLTTHFMDEAERLCSRLLVIDHGKKIAEGKPRDLIAEYLEPDVVEAYGNGALALADSPLKQMASRVEVSGETVFFYTQDAKPLLDAFGRDHPKLRVLHRPANLEDLFLKLTGRQIREEG, encoded by the coding sequence ATGGACGACACGCTCTTCGAGGCCCGCAACCTGACCAAGCGCTACGGCGCGCAGGAGGTGGTGCGCGACCTGTCGTTCTCGATCGCGCGCGGCGAGTGCCTGGGCGTCATCGGCCCCAACGGTGCCGGCAAGACCACCACCATCCGCATGTGCCTGGGCCTCACCGTGCCCGACGCGGGCGAGGTGCAGGCGCTGGGGCTCACGATGCCGCGCGACGCGCTGGCCATCAAGGCGCAGCTGGGCGTGGTCAGCCAGTTCGACACGCTGGACCCCGACTTCACGCTGGCCGAGAACCTGCTCGTCTATGGCCGCTACTTCGGCATGAAGGATGCGCACATCCGCAGCCGCATCCCGCAGCTGCTGGAGTTCGCGGCGCTCTCGCACAAGGCGGATGCCAAGCCCGGCGAGTTGTCCGGGGGCATGCGGCGGCGCCTGTCGCTGGCGCGGGCCCTCGTGAACGATCCGAAGCTGCTCATGCTGGACGAGCCGACCACGGGACTCGACCCGCAGGCGCGTCACCTGATGTGGGAGCGGCTGCAGCTGTTGCTGCAGCAAGGCAAGTCGATCCTGCTGACCACGCACTTCATGGACGAGGCCGAGCGCCTGTGCTCGCGCCTGCTCGTCATCGACCACGGCAAGAAAATCGCCGAAGGCAAGCCGCGCGACCTGATCGCGGAGTACCTCGAGCCCGACGTGGTCGAGGCGTACGGCAACGGCGCACTGGCCCTGGCCGACTCGCCGCTGAAGCAGATGGCCTCGCGCGTCGAAGTCAGCGGCGAGACGGTCTTCTTCTACACGCAGGACGCCAAGCCGCTGCTCGATGCCTTCGGCCGCGACCACCCCAAGCTGCGCGTGCTGCACCGGCCGGCCAACCTCGAGGACCTGTTCCTCAAGCTCACGGGCCGGCAGATCCGGGAGGAAGGATGA
- a CDS encoding SMP-30/gluconolactonase/LRE family protein, protein MRWLAALLLACAACAHAQDADPQAALKAQLARIQELRQARPGDGLLAYFQAFTHAGLGQKDEAIAQLRSLKGRRLGIVPARQMFEPLWADASFQAVVRELADEEPRTADAPVVLRLADAQLVPEGIAYDARRRVHYIGSIAQRKIVAVDAQGRARDFATGLDRVLGLAIDAKGDWLCAVSTNGFEDGASKERRNAVVCFALASGRRLARIDVPDAMQLNDLALAPDGSWYVTDSAAGRLYRIAPGASSAQRVGETGLPGANGVAVSPGGIVYVALNTGIARIDPATGAAARMAQPDDVVTGGIDGLYWHEGALVGVQNVSNPGRVVRVELDGAAQKVTGVRVLQASRHPEFAEPTTGTIVGGALHVIANSHVAHFQPDATLRDPGRLRPTAIVAVPLVSQ, encoded by the coding sequence ATGAGGTGGCTCGCTGCGTTGCTGCTGGCGTGCGCCGCCTGCGCCCACGCGCAGGATGCCGACCCGCAAGCCGCCTTGAAGGCGCAGCTCGCGCGCATCCAGGAGCTGCGCCAGGCGCGGCCGGGCGACGGGCTGCTCGCGTATTTCCAGGCGTTCACGCACGCGGGGCTGGGGCAGAAGGACGAAGCCATCGCGCAGCTGCGCTCGCTCAAGGGCCGGCGGCTGGGCATCGTGCCGGCGCGGCAGATGTTCGAGCCACTGTGGGCGGACGCCTCGTTCCAGGCCGTCGTGCGCGAACTGGCCGACGAGGAGCCGCGCACCGCCGACGCCCCGGTGGTGCTGCGCCTGGCCGATGCGCAACTCGTGCCCGAAGGCATCGCCTACGACGCACGGCGGCGCGTCCACTACATCGGCAGCATCGCGCAGCGCAAGATCGTCGCGGTGGACGCGCAAGGCCGCGCACGCGATTTCGCGACCGGCCTGGACCGGGTGCTCGGCCTCGCCATCGATGCGAAGGGCGACTGGCTGTGCGCGGTCAGCACCAACGGCTTCGAGGACGGCGCCAGCAAGGAAAGGCGCAACGCCGTGGTGTGCTTCGCGCTGGCGAGCGGCCGGCGCCTCGCCCGCATCGACGTGCCCGACGCGATGCAGCTGAACGACCTGGCACTGGCCCCGGACGGCAGCTGGTACGTCACCGATTCCGCGGCCGGGCGGCTGTACCGCATCGCACCGGGCGCTTCGTCGGCGCAACGTGTCGGCGAGACCGGCCTGCCCGGCGCGAACGGGGTGGCGGTCTCGCCCGGGGGCATCGTCTACGTCGCCCTGAACACCGGCATCGCGCGCATCGACCCGGCCACCGGCGCGGCCGCCCGCATGGCGCAGCCCGACGACGTGGTGACGGGCGGCATCGACGGCCTGTACTGGCACGAAGGCGCGCTCGTCGGCGTGCAGAACGTGAGCAACCCCGGGCGCGTGGTGCGCGTGGAGCTCGATGGAGCCGCGCAGAAAGTGACCGGCGTGCGCGTGCTGCAAGCCAGCCGCCACCCGGAGTTCGCCGAGCCGACAACGGGGACGATCGTGGGTGGCGCGCTGCACGTGATCGCGAACTCGCACGTCGCGCACTTCCAGCCCGACGCAACGCTGCGTGACCCGGGCCGCTTGCGGCCCACGGCCATCGTGGCCGTGCCGCTCGTTTCGCAGTAG
- a CDS encoding ABC transporter permease: MNSIWRAPDLSPRWWPVFLRNLLVWRKLAIPSLVGNIAEPLIWLVAFGYGMGALVGTVQTGGEKVPYILFLASGAICMSAMNAASFEALYSAFSRMHVQKTWDGIMNAPVNLDNIVMAEMLWAAFKSLFTITAILVVMLGLGITHSPKLLAAWPVLLGVGITFSCIALIFNALAKGYDFFTYYFTLFLTPMMFLSGVFFPLDQLPAPLRFVSSWLPLTNAVELVRPMFLDRWPEHPVRHALVLVAYAVVAYWVALALTRKRFRA, encoded by the coding sequence ATGAACTCGATCTGGCGCGCCCCCGACCTGTCGCCGCGCTGGTGGCCGGTGTTCCTGCGCAACCTGCTGGTGTGGCGCAAGCTCGCGATCCCGAGCCTGGTGGGCAACATCGCCGAGCCGCTCATCTGGCTCGTGGCCTTCGGCTACGGCATGGGCGCGCTGGTGGGCACCGTGCAGACCGGCGGCGAGAAGGTGCCGTACATCCTGTTCCTGGCAAGCGGCGCCATCTGCATGAGCGCGATGAACGCCGCGTCCTTCGAGGCGCTGTACTCCGCGTTCTCGCGCATGCACGTGCAGAAGACCTGGGACGGCATCATGAACGCGCCGGTCAACCTGGACAACATCGTGATGGCCGAGATGCTGTGGGCCGCGTTCAAGTCGCTGTTCACGATCACCGCCATCCTCGTCGTGATGCTGGGCCTGGGCATCACGCACAGCCCCAAGCTGCTGGCGGCGTGGCCGGTGCTGCTGGGCGTGGGCATCACCTTCTCGTGCATCGCGCTCATCTTCAACGCGCTCGCCAAGGGCTACGACTTCTTCACCTACTACTTCACGCTGTTCCTCACGCCCATGATGTTCCTGTCGGGCGTGTTCTTCCCGCTGGACCAGCTGCCCGCGCCGCTGCGCTTCGTCTCCAGCTGGCTGCCGCTGACCAACGCGGTGGAGCTGGTGCGGCCCATGTTCCTGGACCGCTGGCCCGAGCATCCGGTTCGCCACGCGCTCGTGCTCGTGGCGTATGCCGTGGTGGCGTACTGGGTGGCGCTGGCGCTCACGCGCAAGCGGTTCCGCGCATGA
- the asd gene encoding archaetidylserine decarboxylase (Phosphatidylserine decarboxylase is synthesized as a single chain precursor. Generation of the pyruvoyl active site from a Ser is coupled to cleavage of a Gly-Ser bond between the larger (beta) and smaller (alpha chains). It is an integral membrane protein.), producing MSRFLVTPQYVLPKLLMTQMAGVVANLHGGALTHALIRRFVRQYKVDMSEAANPDIESYATFNDFFTRPLREGARPIAGAPFVCPVDAAISQFGPIEHDQIFQAKGHSYSTRALVGGDQQLAHQFDHGHFATLYLAPKDYHRIHMPCDGRLTRMIYIPGALFSVNPLTARHVPSLFARNERVVCVFDTEYGPFVNVLVGATIVGSMATVWHGVVNPPRPGKIREWRYDDQDIRLKKGEEMGRFLLGSTVVMLFPKNVVVFHPDWAATRPVRLGEAMATLRGAESPV from the coding sequence ATGTCGCGCTTCCTCGTCACGCCGCAGTACGTCCTGCCCAAGCTGCTGATGACGCAGATGGCGGGGGTCGTCGCCAACCTGCACGGCGGCGCGCTCACGCATGCGCTCATCCGGCGCTTCGTGCGCCAGTACAAGGTGGACATGTCGGAGGCCGCCAACCCCGACATCGAGAGCTACGCGACCTTCAACGACTTCTTCACGCGGCCCTTGCGCGAAGGCGCGCGGCCCATCGCCGGCGCGCCCTTCGTCTGCCCGGTGGACGCCGCCATCAGCCAGTTCGGGCCGATCGAGCACGACCAGATCTTCCAGGCCAAGGGCCACAGCTACTCGACGCGCGCGCTGGTCGGCGGCGACCAGCAGCTCGCCCACCAGTTCGACCATGGGCACTTCGCCACGCTGTACCTCGCGCCCAAGGACTACCACCGCATCCACATGCCGTGCGACGGGCGCCTGACGCGAATGATCTACATCCCCGGCGCGCTTTTCTCGGTGAACCCGCTCACCGCGCGCCACGTGCCCAGCCTGTTCGCGCGCAACGAGCGCGTGGTGTGCGTCTTCGACACCGAGTACGGGCCGTTCGTCAACGTGCTCGTCGGCGCGACCATCGTCGGCAGCATGGCCACCGTGTGGCACGGCGTGGTGAACCCGCCGCGGCCGGGAAAGATCCGCGAGTGGCGCTACGACGACCAGGACATCCGCCTGAAGAAGGGCGAGGAGATGGGGCGCTTCCTGCTCGGCTCCACGGTGGTGATGCTGTTCCCCAAGAACGTCGTGGTGTTCCACCCGGACTGGGCGGCGACGCGACCGGTGCGGCTGGGCGAGGCGATGGCGACGCTGCGCGGGGCCGAGAGCCCCGTGTAA